In Anseongella ginsenosidimutans, one genomic interval encodes:
- a CDS encoding dsDNA nuclease domain-containing protein, whose amino-acid sequence MNSSNQEVNAGVHANIGMDFQKNCAIYLFLESYNDLKDQRYFIIIEHLEDIIFGFLNNEAELSRIQTYQAKKSSSKWATNALLKIIHKITETGQSILDDPHPKAGDFFQDNHFATNNSIEFKCRVNSQSFTCTVNESSVTQRYVDLDQNIKDKLLRGNREVTFTQQSIANLDTIVFKFIDLGRTPKAQREQLEGMFRTVFGNRIEDHKAAYETLYYALAEIERKFNQGGVAKLADNRKRIESTTIEPIIGILTKKKLAFNFWREKGQGIREELNVSLYDSPAFDLHYQNSFDKFKDINESEHKKIFAFVAENKDLLREHTTDRACIIGFLRKFNDEKSSTLSDLQLKAAIAAAFVEVKNTEYEDDTLYQ is encoded by the coding sequence ATGAATAGCAGCAATCAAGAAGTAAATGCAGGGGTTCATGCCAACATAGGGATGGACTTTCAGAAAAACTGCGCTATTTATTTGTTTCTGGAGAGTTACAACGATTTAAAAGACCAACGCTATTTTATTATTATAGAACATTTAGAGGATATCATATTCGGATTTTTGAATAACGAAGCCGAACTATCCAGAATCCAAACCTACCAAGCTAAGAAGTCCTCGTCAAAATGGGCAACAAACGCCCTTCTTAAGATTATTCATAAAATCACGGAAACTGGTCAATCTATATTAGACGATCCTCATCCTAAAGCAGGTGATTTTTTTCAGGATAATCATTTTGCGACCAACAATTCAATCGAGTTTAAATGCAGGGTTAACAGCCAAAGTTTTACTTGTACGGTTAATGAATCTTCGGTAACACAAAGATATGTTGATCTTGATCAAAACATTAAGGACAAGCTATTAAGAGGCAACAGAGAGGTAACCTTTACCCAACAAAGTATAGCTAATTTAGACACTATAGTCTTTAAGTTTATTGATTTAGGGAGAACGCCGAAGGCGCAGAGGGAGCAATTAGAAGGAATGTTTCGTACGGTGTTTGGTAATCGTATTGAAGATCACAAAGCTGCATATGAGACACTATATTATGCCCTTGCAGAAATTGAACGAAAATTCAACCAAGGAGGTGTAGCGAAGCTAGCTGATAACAGAAAAAGAATAGAATCAACTACAATCGAGCCCATAATCGGTATTCTTACAAAGAAAAAGCTTGCATTTAATTTTTGGAGGGAAAAAGGACAGGGAATACGTGAAGAATTAAATGTCAGTCTATATGATAGTCCAGCATTTGATCTTCATTATCAAAATAGCTTTGACAAATTTAAAGATATTAACGAGAGTGAGCATAAAAAAATCTTTGCCTTTGTTGCGGAAAATAAGGACCTTCTAAGAGAACACACTACTGATAGGGCTTGTATAATAGGTTTTCTGCGAAAATTTAATGATGAGAAATCATCTACCCTTTCTGACTTACAATTAAAGGCAGCGATCGCAGCAGCTTTCGTAGAAGTTAAAAATACAGAATATGAAGACGACACTTTATATCAATAG